A DNA window from Coffea arabica cultivar ET-39 chromosome 6c, Coffea Arabica ET-39 HiFi, whole genome shotgun sequence contains the following coding sequences:
- the LOC113693566 gene encoding bHLH transcription factor RHL1, which translates to MQPGSSSSREMQAMNSLLNQQLHDLQNGQQQQHHHHFDSTTSSHDDFLEQMLSSISTASWPAPDLIKTQPPWDPLSQTPLGSLEDQSVLLANKLRQHQIGGAKALMLHQQLMLPRGLAGNGLRSPPGPNGGLLAMPPLNLAGNGDQNEVIVDGSPFKSANPGNDASVQALYNGFTVQPSTQLQHFHHPQGGAMQAQNFGAQAMNQAAASGSMGTAGGGGTAAAQPRQQRVRARRGQATDPHSIAERLRRERIAERMKALQELVPNANKTDKASMLDEIIDYVKFLQLQVKVLSMSRLGGAVAPLAADMSSEGGGDCGNGRSSNGTQTASSSNNNNNDGMTVTEHQVAKLMEEDMGSAMQYLQGKGLCLMPISLATAISTATCHSRNPMHPGLTGNGANNPLLGLGGGASGNGVGEAGGPSSPSMSVLTVQSATMVSGGGGPGGEPSSVKDAASVSKP; encoded by the exons ATGCAACCCGGTAGTAGCAGTAGCAGAGAAATGCAAGCCATGAATTCCCTCCTTAACCAACAACTCCACGACCTCCAAAACGGCCAACAACAACAGCACCACCACCACTTCGACTCGACGACGTCGTCCCACGACGACTTCCTCGAACAAATGCTTTCTTCCATCTCCACCGCTTCCTGGCCTGCTCCTGACCTTATTAAAACCCAGCCCCCCTGGGACCCTTTGTCCCAGACCCCTCTGGGTTCTCTCGAGGACCAGTCGGTTTTGTTGGCTAATAAGCTCCGGCAGCACCAGATCGGCGGCGCCAAAGCTTTAATGCTTCATCAACAGTTAATGCTCCCTCGGGGCCTCGCCGGAAATGGCCTCAGATCCCCTCCTGGCCCCAACGGCGGCCTCTTGGCCATGCCGCCGCTGAATTTGGCCGGTAACGGCGATCAGAATGAAGTCATCGTCGACGGGTCCCCCTTTAAATCTGCTAATCCC GGAAATGATGCATCAGTTCAAGCTCTATACAACGGATTTACTGTTCAACCCTCCACTCAACTTCAGCATTTTCACCACCCTCAG GGCGGAGCGATGCAAGCCCAAAATTTTGGAGCCCAGGCAATGAACCAGGCCGCGGCAAGCGGTTCAATGGGAACCGCCGGAGGAGGAGGGACGGCGGCGGCGCAGCCACGACAGCAGAGGGTGAGGGCCCGGAGAGGACAAGCCACGGATCCACATAGCATTGCTGAAAGA CTACGTAGAGAGAGAATTGCAGAGAGAATGAAGGCTCTGCAGGAACTGGTGCCCAATGCAAACAAG ACGGACAAGGCTTCAATGCTGGACGAGATCATCGACTACGTCAAATTCCTCCAGCTCCAAGTCAAA GTTCTGAGCATGAGCAGATTAGGTGGTGCTGTTGCCCCCCTCGCTGCTGATATGTCTTCTGAG GGAGGCGGTGACTGCGGGAATGGAAGGAGCAGTAACGGAACACAAACAGCGTCATCATCgaacaacaacaataatgatGGCATGACGGTAACGGAGCACCAGGTGGCTAAGCTAATGGAAGAGGACATGGGATCGGCCATGCAGTATCTCCAGGGTAAGGGGCTGTGCCTCATGCCTATTTCTCTGGCTACGGCCATTTCTACGGCCACGTGTCACTCCAGGAATCCCATGCATCCCGGTCTCACCGGCAATGGCGCTAACAACCCGCTTCTGGGGCTGGGAGGTGGGGCTAGCGGTAACGGGGTTGGTGAAGCCGGTGGGCCCTCATCTCCTAGCATGTCGGTGTTGACCGTTCAGTCAGCCACGATGGTTAGCGGTGGTGGCGGACCTGGTGGAGAGCCCTCTTCCGTCAAAGACGCGGCTTCCGTTTCCAAGCCTTGA